The following proteins are encoded in a genomic region of Microcoleus sp. FACHB-68:
- a CDS encoding glutathione S-transferase gives MKRIPLLKFGAGFGVLLGLTLGSVEPAFSLPPAEEIPEEILRTEIFTEARSPVDGKPLTAAEYAELKAQLETGPTPRLSSEVRHVIFQLRVRRLIRTIIPFNIVP, from the coding sequence ATGAAGCGCATCCCATTACTTAAATTTGGTGCCGGTTTTGGTGTTTTGCTAGGGTTAACCCTGGGAAGCGTTGAGCCGGCATTTTCTTTGCCGCCGGCAGAAGAAATACCAGAAGAAATCTTACGGACAGAAATTTTTACGGAAGCACGTTCGCCGGTAGACGGCAAACCCCTGACGGCAGCTGAGTATGCGGAACTGAAAGCTCAGTTAGAAACTGGGCCGACACCCCGCTTAAGCTCTGAAGTTCGGCACGTCATTTTTCAGCTACGTGTTCGCAGACTGATTCGTACTATTATTCCGTTTAACATCGTGCCTTAG
- a CDS encoding glutathione S-transferase family protein encodes MLLLQFSTSHYCRKARLALGYKKIAYRVENLTPGAHALKLKPLTGLTTLPVLLPEVEGTPAAIGDSTQILKFLDSYCPDPSLSLGDHRQQTEALMLEDWLDESIGTATRFVYYDFRAGAGKQIDPSLFSQLVIGVVRRQYGIKPASVQLAADRLAGAMEELSSRWQNSPYLVGDKLSVADIAAAALLSPLALIPQYRQDYPWLFERIVEIHQICGEPLPPGL; translated from the coding sequence ATGCTTTTACTGCAATTTAGTACCTCTCATTACTGCCGCAAGGCTCGCTTAGCTCTGGGTTACAAAAAGATAGCTTACCGAGTTGAAAATTTAACCCCTGGAGCACACGCCCTTAAGCTCAAGCCACTGACAGGGTTGACGACGCTGCCGGTATTGTTACCAGAAGTTGAAGGAACACCGGCAGCAATTGGAGACTCGACGCAAATTTTGAAGTTTCTGGACAGCTACTGTCCCGATCCGTCGCTTTCGTTAGGTGATCACCGGCAGCAAACAGAAGCGTTGATGTTGGAAGATTGGCTTGACGAAAGCATCGGCACAGCCACTCGCTTTGTTTATTACGATTTTCGAGCGGGTGCCGGCAAACAGATTGACCCCTCGTTATTTAGTCAGCTAGTAATTGGGGTGGTGCGCCGGCAGTATGGCATTAAGCCTGCATCTGTGCAGCTAGCTGCTGATCGCCTTGCCGGCGCAATGGAAGAACTCTCTAGTCGGTGGCAGAACAGTCCTTATTTAGTTGGGGATAAATTGAGTGTTGCAGATATCGCCGCCGCCGCGCTGCTAAGTCCCCTGGCGCTGATTCCCCAATACCGGCAAGATTATCCCTGGCTATTTGAGCGGATCGTCGAAATCCATCAAATCTGCGGCGAACCCCTGCCGCCTGGATTATAA
- a CDS encoding penicillin-binding protein 2 yields the protein MSERTMDSTTPPSSEGVGRHKRRSKKPRQTQFERESFQERIGASVPLSDPKTRRRQEPAPSSKRKQRRSSAKAKNQGEMSRPASSQLANRFRLMVVGGVLLVGGLGLGLNLFKLQIIQGQELGERAQQQQQVAPPTPIPRRPIIDRNGNLLAIDRPVYTLYAHPQMFKKPATQIADQLGRILDRPAGELEGLFKSADTGIRVADFLAQEVGDRITRESIDGLELIQHFTRLYPQQDVAAEIVGYIDVDQQAQAGVEYSQQNLLERSVPEEDLEEDLEETSDEEKTSQGDSVEPVDDLNLQVTIDTRLQRAVRSALKQQMEKYEAARGTVMVMDARDGSLLSLVSEPSYDPNKYYNFDLARFKNWALTDIYEPGSTFKPITVAIALEAGAVQPNSVFHDEGLVYVDDWPIANADYEYAGGRGSLTLTEIVQYSSNVGMVHVAAQMQPEVFYSWLERLGLGQPVGIDLPFAVPSQIKSQVEFTASPVNSATTAFGQGFALTPLQLLQLHGTLANGGKLVTPHVVRGLYNSAGEAFWQPELPLPRQVFSPQTTKTVLKMMEEAVLDGTGTAAQISGYRIAGKTGTAQKSNGYGYSEHAKVVSFVGIFPVEAPRYVVLAVVDEPDGGSGGAVAAPIVKLVMDALIAIEGIPPSQAGRTQH from the coding sequence GTGAGTGAGCGAACTATGGACTCTACAACGCCACCGTCTTCAGAAGGTGTGGGCCGGCACAAACGCCGATCCAAGAAACCCCGGCAGACACAGTTTGAGCGCGAATCCTTCCAAGAGCGCATCGGCGCAAGCGTTCCCCTCTCTGATCCCAAAACCCGTCGCCGTCAAGAGCCAGCGCCAAGCTCAAAAAGAAAGCAGCGCCGCTCCTCAGCCAAGGCAAAAAATCAGGGGGAAATGTCCCGACCCGCCTCCTCCCAACTGGCCAACCGCTTTCGATTAATGGTGGTTGGGGGAGTTTTGCTCGTTGGTGGATTGGGGTTAGGGTTGAATTTGTTTAAGTTGCAAATTATTCAGGGACAGGAGTTAGGAGAACGCGCCCAGCAACAGCAACAAGTCGCTCCACCCACCCCAATCCCCCGACGGCCAATTATTGACCGCAATGGCAATTTATTAGCCATTGATCGGCCCGTCTACACGCTCTATGCCCACCCCCAGATGTTTAAAAAGCCGGCGACACAGATCGCAGATCAACTGGGTCGGATTTTAGATCGCCCTGCCGGCGAATTAGAGGGGCTGTTCAAAAGCGCAGATACCGGCATTCGCGTTGCTGATTTCCTCGCGCAAGAAGTGGGAGATCGCATCACTAGAGAAAGCATTGATGGTTTAGAGCTGATTCAACATTTCACCCGGCTGTACCCTCAGCAAGATGTGGCAGCAGAAATCGTGGGCTACATAGATGTTGACCAACAAGCTCAAGCCGGCGTGGAATACAGCCAGCAGAACTTGTTAGAACGTTCGGTTCCAGAAGAGGATCTCGAAGAGGATCTCGAAGAGACAAGCGATGAAGAAAAGACATCGCAAGGCGACTCTGTGGAGCCGGTGGATGACCTAAACTTGCAGGTAACAATCGACACTCGCTTGCAAAGAGCCGTTCGCTCAGCCCTCAAGCAGCAGATGGAAAAGTACGAAGCCGCACGCGGAACCGTGATGGTGATGGATGCGCGGGATGGTTCGCTGCTTTCCCTAGTTTCAGAGCCTTCCTACGACCCAAATAAATACTACAACTTCGATTTGGCGCGGTTTAAAAATTGGGCACTGACAGATATTTATGAGCCTGGATCAACCTTCAAACCAATCACGGTTGCGATTGCCCTAGAAGCCGGTGCTGTCCAGCCGAATAGCGTCTTTCATGACGAGGGCTTAGTCTACGTGGATGATTGGCCCATTGCGAATGCGGATTACGAGTATGCCGGGGGTCGGGGAAGTTTGACCCTGACGGAAATTGTGCAGTATTCCAGCAACGTCGGCATGGTACACGTCGCGGCTCAAATGCAGCCGGAGGTTTTCTATAGCTGGCTAGAACGGCTGGGACTGGGCCAACCAGTCGGCATTGACCTGCCGTTTGCAGTCCCCAGCCAGATTAAAAGTCAAGTCGAGTTTACTGCTTCGCCGGTGAACTCAGCGACCACCGCATTTGGCCAGGGGTTTGCGCTGACTCCTCTGCAACTGTTGCAGTTGCATGGCACTCTGGCGAATGGGGGCAAACTGGTGACGCCCCACGTCGTGCGTGGACTTTATAACAGTGCCGGTGAAGCGTTCTGGCAGCCTGAGTTACCGCTTCCCCGCCAAGTTTTCTCGCCCCAGACAACGAAGACGGTGTTAAAAATGATGGAAGAAGCTGTCCTCGATGGAACCGGCACAGCGGCACAAATTTCTGGCTATCGGATTGCCGGCAAAACAGGAACAGCACAAAAGTCAAACGGTTATGGCTACTCTGAGCATGCCAAAGTCGTTAGCTTTGTGGGAATCTTTCCCGTTGAGGCACCCCGTTATGTTGTTTTAGCCGTGGTTGATGAACCGGATGGAGGCAGTGGCGGCGCTGTGGCGGCACCGATTGTGAAATTAGTGATGGACGCGTTGATTGCCATTGAAGGCATTCCACCTTCCCAAGCGGGACGAACCCAGCATTAA
- a CDS encoding cobalt-precorrin-8X methylmutase: protein MEKSFAAIDREIGEHNFSPAEYAIVRRVIHSTADFEFKQLIHFSPGSIEGAITALRRQVPIVTDVSMVKQGVVSSVNQSFGNPLISAVEQAQSALAGKTRTETGMLKCLQQWPDAIFVIGNAPTALLALCDHLTTTSTLPALIIGAPVGFISVIESKAALAELPVPQIRVEGRKGGSPVAAAILNALIVLAWGEGERG from the coding sequence ATGGAAAAAAGCTTCGCCGCGATTGACCGAGAAATTGGCGAACACAACTTTAGCCCCGCTGAGTATGCAATTGTGCGGCGGGTAATTCATAGCACAGCAGATTTTGAATTTAAACAGCTCATTCACTTCAGTCCAGGCTCAATAGAGGGGGCAATCACAGCACTGCGCCGGCAGGTTCCCATCGTCACAGATGTCAGCATGGTTAAACAGGGGGTGGTGAGTTCTGTCAATCAAAGCTTTGGCAACCCCTTGATCAGTGCCGTTGAACAGGCACAGTCGGCGCTTGCGGGTAAAACCCGTACCGAAACCGGAATGCTGAAATGTTTGCAACAATGGCCAGATGCGATTTTTGTGATTGGGAATGCCCCCACTGCCTTACTCGCCCTTTGTGATCACCTCACCACCACCTCAACCCTGCCGGCATTAATCATTGGCGCACCTGTCGGGTTTATTTCGGTGATTGAGTCCAAGGCAGCACTCGCCGAGTTGCCGGTGCCCCAGATTCGCGTAGAGGGGCGCAAAGGAGGTTCGCCGGTTGCTGCCGCCATCCTCAATGCTTTAATCGTTTTAGCTTGGGGAGAAGGCGAGAGGGGGTGA
- a CDS encoding DUF1868 domain-containing protein, with product MMLLETYLSGLQHIQESPKFQPTPAGDRQPVPFPGYTVTTPTWEDDSENTEFYTNLQNCQQHLLQQLDTGLWVPVPPESFHLTLADLIWDDAYRHASKNPEFEGQLREQIAQSFKQYESEVGGDAQVRWQILGIMLRTRALAVCLVPRDEDSYERIIKLRRAIYQNAGLIGLGIEQQYHFTPHVTLGYFGDVSPDVDRDRLSVLLHEYNQRWIDEEPHELRVRRAEIRKFDDMTRYYREPDWPAVEF from the coding sequence ATGATGCTGCTGGAAACATATCTATCCGGGCTACAGCACATTCAGGAGTCTCCGAAGTTTCAACCCACACCCGCTGGGGATCGGCAACCCGTGCCGTTTCCAGGCTATACAGTGACAACACCAACGTGGGAAGATGACTCGGAGAACACTGAATTTTACACTAACTTGCAGAACTGCCAACAACATCTGTTGCAGCAGTTAGACACCGGCTTATGGGTGCCGGTGCCGCCTGAAAGCTTTCATTTGACCTTAGCGGACTTGATTTGGGACGATGCCTACCGGCACGCCAGTAAAAATCCGGAATTTGAGGGACAACTCCGTGAGCAGATCGCTCAAAGCTTTAAGCAGTATGAGTCTGAAGTCGGCGGGGATGCTCAGGTTCGCTGGCAGATACTAGGGATAATGCTGAGAACCCGCGCCTTAGCGGTTTGTTTAGTGCCCAGAGACGAGGACTCTTATGAGCGAATTATCAAGTTGCGCCGAGCAATTTATCAAAATGCCGGTTTAATTGGTTTGGGGATTGAGCAACAGTATCATTTCACCCCTCATGTTACCTTGGGCTACTTTGGTGACGTGAGTCCCGATGTTGATCGTGATCGCCTCAGTGTCCTCCTACATGAGTACAACCAGCGCTGGATCGACGAAGAACCCCATGAACTCCGGGTGCGCCGCGCCGAAATTCGGAAGTTTGACGACATGACGCGCTACTATCGAGAGCCAGATTGGCCGGCTGTAGAGTTCTAA
- the holA gene encoding DNA polymerase III subunit delta, with protein sequence MPIYLYWGEDDFAIAKAVDALRDRVLDSNWVSFNYDKIPPDQSDAVIVALNQAMTPAFGAGDRLVWLVDTTLCQQCPPELLAQLERTLPVIPESCVLLLTTRNKPDGRLKSTKLLQKCAGKNVREFATIPPWKTDELVRHVREAADDVGVKLTGDGAEMLAQAVGNDTRQLYAELGKLRLYAAGRSNQAIGAEDVASLTISSTQNSLQLAAAIRTGDAATALAIVSDLIHRNEPGLRIVATLIGQFRTWLWVRLMMDAGEADERIAQAAEVGNPKRIYFLRQEVKNLRFEQLQKALPVLLELEISLKRGAQEMPALQTKVIELCQVLS encoded by the coding sequence ATGCCAATTTACCTCTATTGGGGAGAAGATGACTTTGCGATTGCTAAAGCTGTTGACGCTCTCCGGGATCGCGTCCTTGACTCTAATTGGGTGAGTTTTAACTATGATAAAATTCCACCCGACCAATCGGATGCTGTGATTGTGGCCCTTAACCAAGCCATGACCCCGGCGTTTGGTGCCGGCGATCGTTTGGTTTGGTTGGTGGATACGACGCTGTGCCAGCAGTGTCCTCCTGAGTTGCTGGCACAGTTGGAACGAACACTGCCGGTGATTCCAGAGTCTTGTGTGCTGCTGCTGACGACGCGCAACAAACCTGATGGACGCCTCAAATCGACAAAGTTGCTGCAAAAATGTGCCGGCAAGAATGTGCGGGAATTTGCAACAATTCCACCTTGGAAGACGGATGAGTTGGTGAGACACGTGCGTGAGGCTGCTGATGATGTTGGGGTGAAATTGACGGGGGATGGGGCGGAAATGCTGGCGCAAGCGGTGGGGAATGATACGCGACAACTTTATGCGGAGTTGGGGAAGTTGCGGCTTTATGCTGCCGGCAGGAGTAATCAAGCGATTGGTGCGGAAGATGTGGCGTCGCTGACGATTTCTAGTACCCAAAATAGCTTGCAACTGGCGGCTGCGATTCGCACGGGAGATGCGGCGACGGCTTTGGCAATTGTGTCGGACTTAATCCATCGCAATGAACCGGGTTTGCGGATTGTGGCGACGTTGATCGGTCAGTTTCGGACGTGGTTGTGGGTGCGGCTGATGATGGATGCCGGTGAGGCTGATGAGCGAATCGCACAAGCGGCAGAGGTGGGCAATCCCAAACGAATTTATTTTCTGCGCCAGGAGGTTAAAAATCTGAGGTTTGAACAACTGCAAAAAGCTCTGCCGGTGTTGCTAGAGTTAGAAATCAGCCTGAAGCGAGGTGCCCAAGAAATGCCGGCTCTGCAAACTAAAGTCATTGAACTCTGCCAAGTTCTTTCATAA
- a CDS encoding DUF4168 domain-containing protein — protein MINFFYHGSQIHISRLLSKFLAVGILSTVGLVSGLIPGFSAGSPGLVFTQAAQAQVNDQEITSYARTVLALEKGRQQAYEKIKSTIGSNEVPNIVCSQAGSINSLPRNVRDIAVNYCNQSKQIVESNGLTISRFNAITVSLQNNSALQQQVKEAMLRIQQN, from the coding sequence ATGATTAATTTTTTCTATCACGGTTCTCAAATTCACATCAGCCGATTACTCTCGAAATTTCTGGCAGTCGGCATTCTTTCCACAGTGGGTTTAGTTTCCGGGCTGATTCCTGGCTTTTCTGCCGGCTCACCTGGCTTGGTGTTTACCCAGGCAGCACAGGCTCAAGTTAATGATCAAGAGATAACGAGCTACGCTCGCACTGTTTTGGCTCTTGAGAAAGGCCGGCAGCAAGCTTATGAAAAAATTAAAAGCACGATTGGGTCTAATGAGGTTCCCAATATTGTTTGCAGCCAAGCCGGTAGCATTAATTCACTTCCCCGAAATGTGAGAGATATTGCAGTGAATTACTGTAATCAATCGAAGCAGATTGTCGAAAGCAACGGTCTAACAATTTCCCGATTTAACGCAATTACCGTGAGCTTGCAAAATAACTCGGCTCTGCAACAGCAAGTGAAAGAGGCAATGCTTCGTATTCAACAAAATTAG
- the surE gene encoding 5'/3'-nucleotidase SurE, with the protein MLILTNDDGIDAPGIRALQKAVNDAGIIVAPKQEWSGCGHRVTTTQPIHVHKRSETEYAIAGTPADCTRLAITHLCPDVKWVLSGINAGGNMGADIYISGTVAAVREAAFHRIPGIAVSHYRKGKQNVDWDVAAKWTANVLADLFNRTLEPGNYWNINLPHLLPGDPDPEVVFCEPCSHPLPVNYRIEGDNFYYFGEYANRKRTTGTDVDVCFSGKIAVTQLRL; encoded by the coding sequence ATGCTAATTCTAACCAATGACGACGGAATCGACGCCCCCGGCATCAGGGCACTTCAGAAAGCCGTAAACGACGCCGGCATCATTGTCGCACCCAAACAAGAATGGTCGGGATGCGGGCATCGAGTTACCACAACTCAACCGATCCACGTTCACAAACGCTCTGAAACCGAGTATGCAATCGCCGGCACTCCTGCTGACTGCACCCGCCTTGCGATTACGCATCTTTGCCCAGATGTCAAATGGGTGCTTTCTGGCATCAATGCCGGCGGCAATATGGGTGCCGATATTTACATATCAGGAACCGTCGCCGCCGTGCGAGAAGCCGCCTTTCATCGCATCCCTGGAATTGCTGTTTCCCACTATCGAAAAGGCAAACAAAATGTTGATTGGGATGTAGCTGCCAAATGGACGGCAAATGTATTAGCTGATTTATTCAACAGAACCCTCGAACCTGGAAATTACTGGAACATCAATCTCCCACATTTACTACCCGGAGATCCCGATCCAGAAGTCGTGTTTTGTGAGCCTTGTTCCCATCCGTTGCCGGTCAATTATCGCATCGAAGGCGATAACTTTTATTACTTCGGAGAATATGCAAATAGAAAGCGCACCACCGGCACTGATGTTGATGTCTGCTTCTCTGGTAAAATTGCGGTAACTCAACTGCGACTTTAA
- a CDS encoding NAD-dependent epimerase/dehydratase family protein, with product MRILIMGGTRFIGVYLTKILVKQGHEIVLFNRGKKPAPVEGLQQIHGDRTDAAQLKEKLEQEEFDAIFDNNGRELSDTQPLAEIFKGRVKHFVYMSSAGVYLKSDQMPHKEGDPVDPKSRHKGKHETEAYLAEQGLPFTSIRPTYIYGPQNYNDLEAWFFDRIVRDRPIPIPGNGTHFTQFGHCQDLANAMAAVLGNEKAIGQIYNVSGDRYVTFDGLARACAEAAGKSPDSVQLVHYEPKKFDFGKRKAFPMRVQHFFADVHKAMSELNWQPEYDLIAGLKDSFQNDYLTAGREKAAVDFSTDDEILSAS from the coding sequence ATGCGAATTCTAATCATGGGTGGCACCCGGTTCATCGGGGTTTATTTAACTAAAATTTTGGTTAAACAAGGACACGAAATTGTTCTGTTTAATCGTGGAAAAAAACCGGCACCCGTTGAAGGTTTGCAACAAATTCACGGGGATCGCACAGATGCTGCCCAACTAAAAGAAAAGCTGGAACAAGAAGAATTTGATGCTATCTTTGATAATAATGGACGCGAACTGAGTGATACCCAGCCCCTCGCAGAAATATTTAAAGGTCGGGTGAAACATTTTGTTTACATGAGTTCTGCCGGCGTCTATCTCAAATCTGACCAAATGCCGCATAAAGAAGGCGATCCGGTTGACCCAAAAAGCCGGCACAAAGGCAAGCATGAAACGGAAGCCTATCTCGCAGAACAGGGATTGCCGTTTACCTCTATTCGCCCCACTTATATTTACGGCCCACAAAATTATAACGATTTAGAAGCCTGGTTTTTCGACCGCATTGTGCGGGATCGCCCGATTCCTATCCCTGGAAATGGAACCCATTTCACACAATTTGGTCACTGTCAAGATTTAGCCAACGCAATGGCAGCGGTACTCGGCAACGAAAAAGCCATCGGACAGATTTATAATGTCTCAGGTGATCGCTATGTCACGTTTGATGGCTTAGCCCGTGCCTGTGCCGAAGCAGCCGGTAAATCACCTGACTCGGTGCAACTGGTGCATTACGAACCCAAAAAATTTGATTTCGGCAAACGCAAAGCCTTCCCCATGCGCGTGCAGCACTTTTTTGCTGATGTTCACAAAGCCATGAGTGAACTAAATTGGCAGCCAGAATACGATTTGATTGCCGGCTTAAAAGACTCATTCCAAAATGATTATCTAACAGCCGGTCGCGAGAAAGCCGCAGTTGATTTCTCCACAGACGACGAAATTCTTTCGGCTTCCTAA
- a CDS encoding S-layer homology domain-containing protein, with protein sequence MNKEFAGMSAGALLLAVGIMAEATLTLVSSAQGSAPNAFRDVKPDYWATPFIQALANKGMVAGYRDGTFKPEKAVDRDEFAAMIRQAFEQKPVRSIPSGSTFKDVPKGYWGAPPIKEAYETGFMDGTRDNKFLPQKPLSRTEALVALMKGLNMSYKPSATAAKATTTPVSTATTTPASTPQRNQRRVRGNPLMFPIASTAMMTPFLQTVSQKPVNAASSPQPAQKAVSTTPAAVVNKPKDKLAAADILKLYYQDADKIPKSSVNDLAAATQANIVVNYPDAKLFNPDKLLNRGAAAAIIHQALVKQGKLEPLPKNVAASQYIVDSSSKNN encoded by the coding sequence ATGAATAAAGAATTTGCAGGTATGTCAGCCGGCGCACTCTTGCTAGCGGTGGGCATCATGGCTGAGGCAACGTTAACGTTGGTTTCGTCCGCTCAAGGTTCAGCACCCAATGCATTTCGTGATGTCAAACCCGATTATTGGGCAACTCCCTTTATTCAAGCTTTAGCGAATAAAGGCATGGTTGCAGGTTATAGGGATGGAACATTCAAACCTGAGAAAGCAGTAGATCGCGATGAGTTTGCGGCAATGATCCGCCAAGCGTTCGAGCAAAAGCCGGTGAGAAGTATTCCCAGTGGAAGTACCTTTAAAGATGTTCCTAAAGGCTACTGGGGAGCGCCTCCCATTAAAGAAGCTTACGAAACAGGCTTTATGGACGGCACCCGCGATAATAAGTTTCTGCCGCAAAAACCGCTTTCTAGGACTGAGGCGTTAGTTGCTTTAATGAAGGGATTGAATATGTCCTATAAGCCATCGGCAACGGCAGCGAAGGCAACGACAACTCCAGTTTCAACGGCTACGACAACTCCAGCTTCTACTCCTCAAAGAAATCAACGTCGAGTTAGGGGAAACCCCTTGATGTTTCCCATAGCATCGACTGCCATGATGACACCGTTTTTACAGACCGTTTCGCAGAAGCCGGTTAATGCTGCTTCGTCGCCGCAGCCGGCTCAGAAAGCTGTGAGTACCACTCCAGCAGCAGTCGTCAATAAGCCAAAAGATAAGCTTGCGGCAGCGGATATACTTAAATTGTACTATCAAGATGCTGACAAGATTCCAAAAAGTTCAGTTAATGATCTAGCTGCCGCAACGCAAGCTAATATTGTTGTCAACTATCCAGATGCAAAGCTTTTCAATCCTGATAAGCTGCTGAATCGCGGGGCGGCTGCTGCGATCATTCATCAAGCTTTAGTCAAGCAAGGGAAGTTGGAACCCTTACCTAAAAATGTTGCGGCTTCTCAATACATTGTTGATTCTAGTTCTAAGAACAACTAA
- a CDS encoding DUF2382 domain-containing protein, with protein sequence MPLYKLEDFNPNYREQAFDGEDIKGLDVYAGSSEERIGKIYDALVDEMGRFRYLVIDTGFWIFGKKVLLPVGRCRVDVNAQRVYAMGLVSKEQAEHLPEYDESMTVDYAYEERVRGVYRTPSVEGSLPVETSAPVEAPRVRPVATPVTSGQTVANPFGSAPDEAELYNYDREPTLYEMNERDHQKLRLYEERLVANKSRHRAGAVEIGKHVETQVARAAVPVEKDRVVIERTQVNPGQSVRPGSVDFHEGEVARVELYEEVANIKKQAFVREEVNIRKETEQEIVQVEEVLRREELDVHTEGHPVIERNNQPRTDR encoded by the coding sequence ATGCCACTTTACAAACTAGAAGATTTTAATCCCAATTATCGCGAACAAGCTTTTGATGGCGAGGATATTAAAGGGCTAGATGTTTATGCCGGCAGCTCAGAGGAGAGGATTGGCAAAATTTATGACGCCTTAGTTGATGAAATGGGACGCTTCCGGTATCTCGTAATTGATACCGGCTTCTGGATTTTTGGCAAAAAAGTGTTGCTGCCGGTCGGTCGTTGCCGTGTGGATGTTAACGCCCAACGGGTTTATGCGATGGGGCTTGTGAGCAAAGAGCAAGCGGAACACTTGCCTGAGTACGATGAAAGCATGACGGTTGATTACGCTTATGAAGAGCGAGTGCGCGGGGTTTACCGGACTCCCAGCGTAGAAGGGTCATTACCCGTAGAAACATCAGCGCCGGTGGAAGCACCACGAGTCAGACCCGTTGCAACTCCAGTCACATCAGGACAAACGGTTGCCAATCCCTTCGGTTCAGCTCCTGATGAAGCTGAGCTTTACAACTATGATCGAGAACCTACGCTCTACGAGATGAACGAGCGTGATCATCAAAAGCTGCGGCTGTACGAAGAACGGCTGGTTGCAAATAAGAGCCGGCATCGGGCAGGTGCGGTAGAAATTGGCAAGCACGTTGAAACCCAAGTCGCACGTGCTGCAGTGCCGGTGGAGAAAGATCGAGTTGTGATTGAGCGAACACAGGTTAATCCTGGACAGTCGGTGCGTCCCGGTAGCGTTGATTTCCATGAAGGCGAAGTTGCGCGAGTTGAACTTTACGAAGAAGTTGCTAATATCAAAAAGCAAGCTTTTGTGCGCGAAGAAGTCAATATCAGGAAAGAAACTGAACAGGAAATTGTACAGGTTGAGGAAGTCCTGCGTCGCGAAGAATTAGACGTGCACACGGAAGGGCATCCGGTTATAGAGCGAAATAATCAGCCCAGAACTGACCGTTAA
- the pgsA gene encoding CDP-diacylglycerol--glycerol-3-phosphate 3-phosphatidyltransferase, translating into MTLASWITLSRLLGVPFLLYLLHNPTPAHRWIGLTIFLVAAGTDWLDGYVARKFNQITDLGKFLDPLVDKLLVLAPLLAFIELNWVPAWGVFLILARELTIAGWRVNQKTIAGANIWGKLKTVSQILAIALLLAPTPDSWKTPALIAFWVSVAFTLISGAIYLFPPKSEQPSAAGSTLDS; encoded by the coding sequence ATGACGCTTGCTAGCTGGATTACTTTATCTCGTCTTTTAGGAGTTCCCTTTCTCCTTTATTTGCTACACAACCCAACACCGGCACACCGATGGATTGGTTTAACCATTTTTCTGGTGGCTGCCGGCACAGATTGGCTGGATGGGTATGTTGCTCGAAAATTTAACCAAATTACCGATCTGGGTAAGTTTCTTGATCCCTTGGTGGATAAGTTACTGGTACTTGCGCCTTTGCTGGCATTTATAGAACTTAATTGGGTGCCGGCATGGGGCGTGTTTCTAATTTTGGCGCGGGAATTAACGATTGCCGGTTGGCGGGTTAACCAAAAAACGATTGCCGGTGCCAATATTTGGGGCAAGCTCAAAACCGTGAGCCAAATTCTAGCAATCGCCCTTTTGCTTGCACCTACGCCTGATAGCTGGAAAACCCCCGCCCTCATCGCCTTTTGGGTTTCCGTTGCTTTCACTTTAATTTCTGGCGCGATTTATTTGTTTCCCCCAAAAAGCGAGCAGCCATCCGCTGCCGGCAGTACCTTAGACAGCTGA
- a CDS encoding sugar transferase, whose product MSYEQELHPSVTNKAKRLLDILGALVGLTIAIVFAIPVAFLMQLDNPGPILYSQIRCGYKGKRFRIWKFRSMVVGADRLKHLVNNEANGHIFKNENDPRITRVGRFLRRTSLDELPQFWNVLIGDMSLVGTRPPTPDEVERYESHHWQRLNVKPGITGEWQANGRSTIKDFEEIVRMDLNYQLKWSIVYDINLILKTIAVVFNKSGAC is encoded by the coding sequence ATGTCGTATGAGCAAGAGTTGCATCCATCCGTAACGAATAAAGCCAAACGCTTGCTGGATATTTTGGGCGCTTTAGTTGGGTTAACAATTGCTATTGTTTTTGCCATTCCAGTCGCATTTTTGATGCAGCTAGACAATCCAGGCCCAATACTTTACAGCCAAATTCGTTGCGGTTATAAAGGGAAAAGATTCCGAATTTGGAAGTTTCGTTCAATGGTTGTAGGAGCAGACCGGCTCAAGCATTTAGTGAATAACGAAGCGAATGGGCATATTTTTAAAAATGAGAATGACCCCCGCATCACCCGTGTGGGCCGGTTCCTCAGACGCACTAGCTTAGATGAACTGCCGCAATTCTGGAACGTTTTGATCGGTGATATGAGTTTGGTAGGAACTAGACCCCCGACTCCCGACGAAGTTGAGCGGTATGAAAGCCATCACTGGCAACGCCTGAATGTTAAACCTGGTATAACCGGCGAATGGCAAGCGAACGGTCGCTCCACTATTAAAGATTTTGAAGAGATTGTTCGGATGGATCTGAATTACCAACTGAAGTGGTCAATTGTTTATGACATCAACTTGATCCTAAAGACAATTGCAGTTGTTTTTAATAAGAGTGGCGCTTGCTAA